A window from Pleuronectes platessa chromosome 6, fPlePla1.1, whole genome shotgun sequence encodes these proteins:
- the LOC128442642 gene encoding embryonic polyadenylate-binding protein isoform X1, which translates to MNGSGPAYPLASLYVGDLHPDVTEAMLYQKFSPAGPIMSIRVCRDIITRRSLGYSYINFQQPADAECALDTMNYDVIKGRPIRIMWSQRDPGLRKSGVGNIFIKNMDESIDNKALYDTFSAFGNILSCKVVCDENGSKGYGFVHFETHEAAHRAIDTMNGMLLNDRKVFVGHFKSRKEREVEFGTKAMKFTNVYIKNFGEDYSEEKLKGVFSAFGRTLSVRVMKDERGRSRGFGFVNFANHDDARKAVDDMNGKELNGKNIYVGRAQKRLERQGELKRKFDQIKQDRIQRYQGVNLYVKNLNDTIDDERLRKEFAPYGTITSAKVMTDGSQSKGFGFVCFSSPEEATKAVTEMNGRIVSTKPLYVALAQRREERKAILTNKYMQRLATLRTMPSPIIDSYHQTGYYMTVPQPPTRSFYNHNVVSNMRPVPRWTGQPPRPQGPYSTQFVGNSVPRRGSPTIATVRQASTQAPRVVSSSQKTNNIGTQTGGGRTDTAGVIRNNQYKYSSVVRSPQQVITVPASMTRLQVISAPVMEPLVHVPGHDPLTASMLASAQPMDQKQLLGERLYPMIHALHSSLAGKITGMLLEIDNSELLHMLESPESLHSKVDEAIAVLQAHQAKECSPKK; encoded by the exons ATGAACGGCAGTGGACCAGCGTATCCCCTCGCCTCTTTGTATGTAGGGGACTTGCATCCTGATGTTACAGAGGCGATGCTCTACCAGAAATTTTCTCCGGCTGGACCCATCATGTCCATTCGTGTGTGCCGAGACATCATCACCCGCAGATCTCTGGGATATTCCTACATAAACTTCCAGCAGCCAGCTGATG CGGAGTGTGCCCTCGATACAATGAACTATGACGTCATCAAGGGGCGGCCAATCCGGATAATGTGGTCTCAGCGTGACCCAGGACTCAGGAAGTCCGGTGTGGGCAACATCTTTATCAAGAACATGGATGAGTCTATTGACAACAAGGCACTGTATGACACCTTCTCAGCCTTTGGCAATATTTTGTCCTGCAAG gTTGTTTGTGATGAAAATGGATCAAAAGGCTACGGCTTTGTTCACTTTGAAACTCACGAGGCTGCACACAGGGCCATCGACACCATGAATGGGATGTTGCTGAATGATAGGAAAGT GTTTGTTGGCCACTTCAAGTCTCGTAAGGAAAGAGAGGTTGAGTTTGGCACCAAAGCTATGAAGTTCACCAATGTCTACATCAAAAACTTTGGTGAAGACTATAGTGAGGAGAAACTCAAGGGAGTCTTCTCTGCATTTG GGAGGACTCTGAGTGTGAGGGTGATGAAGGACGAGAGGGGGCGTTCACGAGGATTTGGTTTTGTTAACTTTGCAAACCACGATGATGCTCGGAAG GCAGTTGATGATATGAATGGAAAGGAGCTCAATGGAAAGAACATCTATGTGGGGCGGGCTCAGAAGCGTCTGGAACGCCAGGGAGAGCTCAAGCGCAAGTTTGACCAGATCAAGCAGGACCGCATCCAGCGCTACCAG GGGGTGAATCTGTATGTGAAGAACCTGAATGACACCATAGATGATGAGAGACTGCGTAAGGAGTTTGCCCCTTACGGCACCATCACCAGTGCCAAG GTGATGACTGACGGTTCGCAGAGCAAGGGCTTTGGTTTCGTCTGTTTCTCTTCACCTGAGGAAGCAACCAAAGCTGTGACAGAAATGAACGGGAGAATTGTTTCAACCAAGCCGCTGTATGTGGCTCTGGCTCAGCGGAGAGAGGAGCGTAAAGCAATCCTTACCAACAAATACATGCAGAGACTCGCCACCCTGAGGACCATGCCAAGTCCCATTATCGACTCATACCACCAGACCGGATACTACATGACTGTACCACAG CCTCCTACTCGCTCCTTCTATAACCACAACGTCGTCAGCAACATGAGGCCGGTACCTCGCTGGACAGGACAACCACCAAGACCACAGG GCCCATACTCAACCCAGTTTGTTGGTAATTCGGTTCCCCGGCGTGGATCGCCAACCATTGCTACAGTCAGACAGGCTTCCACCCAGGCTCCACGTGTTGTCAGTTCTTCACAGAAGACAA ATAACATTGGGACCCAGACTGGAGGAGGACGCACAGACACGGCCGGTGTGATCAGAAACAATCAGTACAAGTATTCGTCTGTTGTGAGGAGCCCTCAGCAGGTCATCACTGTACCTGCCTCAATGACAAGACTTCAG GTGATTTCTGCCCCAGTGATGGAGCCACTGGTGCATGTTCCAGGCCATGATCCGCTCACCGCCTCCATGCTGGCTTCAGCTCAACCAATGGACCAGAAACAGCTCCTTG GTGAGCGATTGTATCCAATGATCCATGCCCTTCACTCCAGCTTGGCTGGGAAGATTACAGGGATGCTACTGGAGATCGACAACTCAGAGCTGCTGCACATGCTGGAGTCGCCCGAGTCTTTGCACTCCAAG GTGGATGAGGCGATTGCAGTCCTTCAGGCTCACCAGGCTAAAGAATGTTCTCCAAAGAAGTGA
- the LOC128442642 gene encoding embryonic polyadenylate-binding protein isoform X2: MNGSGPAYPLASLYVGDLHPDVTEAMLYQKFSPAGPIMSIRVCRDIITRRSLGYSYINFQQPADAECALDTMNYDVIKGRPIRIMWSQRDPGLRKSGVGNIFIKNMDESIDNKALYDTFSAFGNILSCKVVCDENGSKGYGFVHFETHEAAHRAIDTMNGMLLNDRKVFVGHFKSRKEREVEFGTKAMKFTNVYIKNFGEDYSEEKLKGVFSAFGRTLSVRVMKDERGRSRGFGFVNFANHDDARKAVDDMNGKELNGKNIYVGRAQKRLERQGELKRKFDQIKQDRIQRYQGVNLYVKNLNDTIDDERLRKEFAPYGTITSAKVMTDGSQSKGFGFVCFSSPEEATKAVTEMNGRIVSTKPLYVALAQRREERKAILTNKYMQRLATLRTMPSPIIDSYHQTGYYMTVPQVRSFYNHNVVSNMRPVPRWTGQPPRPQGPYSTQFVGNSVPRRGSPTIATVRQASTQAPRVVSSSQKTNNIGTQTGGGRTDTAGVIRNNQYKYSSVVRSPQQVITVPASMTRLQVSMMEPLVHVPGHDPLTASMLASAQPMDQKQLLGERLYPMIHALHSSLAGKITGMLLEIDNSELLHMLESPESLHSKVDEAIAVLQAHQAKECSPKK, translated from the exons ATGAACGGCAGTGGACCAGCGTATCCCCTCGCCTCTTTGTATGTAGGGGACTTGCATCCTGATGTTACAGAGGCGATGCTCTACCAGAAATTTTCTCCGGCTGGACCCATCATGTCCATTCGTGTGTGCCGAGACATCATCACCCGCAGATCTCTGGGATATTCCTACATAAACTTCCAGCAGCCAGCTGATG CGGAGTGTGCCCTCGATACAATGAACTATGACGTCATCAAGGGGCGGCCAATCCGGATAATGTGGTCTCAGCGTGACCCAGGACTCAGGAAGTCCGGTGTGGGCAACATCTTTATCAAGAACATGGATGAGTCTATTGACAACAAGGCACTGTATGACACCTTCTCAGCCTTTGGCAATATTTTGTCCTGCAAG gTTGTTTGTGATGAAAATGGATCAAAAGGCTACGGCTTTGTTCACTTTGAAACTCACGAGGCTGCACACAGGGCCATCGACACCATGAATGGGATGTTGCTGAATGATAGGAAAGT GTTTGTTGGCCACTTCAAGTCTCGTAAGGAAAGAGAGGTTGAGTTTGGCACCAAAGCTATGAAGTTCACCAATGTCTACATCAAAAACTTTGGTGAAGACTATAGTGAGGAGAAACTCAAGGGAGTCTTCTCTGCATTTG GGAGGACTCTGAGTGTGAGGGTGATGAAGGACGAGAGGGGGCGTTCACGAGGATTTGGTTTTGTTAACTTTGCAAACCACGATGATGCTCGGAAG GCAGTTGATGATATGAATGGAAAGGAGCTCAATGGAAAGAACATCTATGTGGGGCGGGCTCAGAAGCGTCTGGAACGCCAGGGAGAGCTCAAGCGCAAGTTTGACCAGATCAAGCAGGACCGCATCCAGCGCTACCAG GGGGTGAATCTGTATGTGAAGAACCTGAATGACACCATAGATGATGAGAGACTGCGTAAGGAGTTTGCCCCTTACGGCACCATCACCAGTGCCAAG GTGATGACTGACGGTTCGCAGAGCAAGGGCTTTGGTTTCGTCTGTTTCTCTTCACCTGAGGAAGCAACCAAAGCTGTGACAGAAATGAACGGGAGAATTGTTTCAACCAAGCCGCTGTATGTGGCTCTGGCTCAGCGGAGAGAGGAGCGTAAAGCAATCCTTACCAACAAATACATGCAGAGACTCGCCACCCTGAGGACCATGCCAAGTCCCATTATCGACTCATACCACCAGACCGGATACTACATGACTGTACCACAGGT TCGCTCCTTCTATAACCACAACGTCGTCAGCAACATGAGGCCGGTACCTCGCTGGACAGGACAACCACCAAGACCACAGG GCCCATACTCAACCCAGTTTGTTGGTAATTCGGTTCCCCGGCGTGGATCGCCAACCATTGCTACAGTCAGACAGGCTTCCACCCAGGCTCCACGTGTTGTCAGTTCTTCACAGAAGACAA ATAACATTGGGACCCAGACTGGAGGAGGACGCACAGACACGGCCGGTGTGATCAGAAACAATCAGTACAAGTATTCGTCTGTTGTGAGGAGCCCTCAGCAGGTCATCACTGTACCTGCCTCAATGACAAGACTTCAGGTCAGTA TGATGGAGCCACTGGTGCATGTTCCAGGCCATGATCCGCTCACCGCCTCCATGCTGGCTTCAGCTCAACCAATGGACCAGAAACAGCTCCTTG GTGAGCGATTGTATCCAATGATCCATGCCCTTCACTCCAGCTTGGCTGGGAAGATTACAGGGATGCTACTGGAGATCGACAACTCAGAGCTGCTGCACATGCTGGAGTCGCCCGAGTCTTTGCACTCCAAG GTGGATGAGGCGATTGCAGTCCTTCAGGCTCACCAGGCTAAAGAATGTTCTCCAAAGAAGTGA